Proteins encoded in a region of the Methylosinus trichosporium OB3b genome:
- a CDS encoding ABC transporter substrate-binding protein, with the protein MIRSRVIGALIAALFVVPAAAEPLRVTFGVLRQTHSSETLSILDLPAEDDTLAGARLGAEDDNTTGRFTGQSFEALDAKLAPDEDAVAAAMRLVEAGASLVIADLSAEDLLRVSDALKPRDALLFNVSAPDDSLREEACRANVIHVAPTRSMLTDGLAQYLVWKQWRRWLLIRGSHPADEFLAAAYRASAKKFGAKIVDERVYVDTEGGRRSDSGSVQTQRLIPPLTQNAPAYDVLIAADESEVFGAYLPYRTFDPRPIAGSGGLRPVSWDAAHDQWGAVQLQNRFFRQFRRGMNGRDHQAWLAARMIGEAATRVGSAEPKALRGFLTGADFSIAAFKGVRLSLRPWNLQLRQPILLTDGRMTVSVSPQEGFLHQTTELDTLGVDKPETKCRLP; encoded by the coding sequence ATGATCAGAAGTCGCGTAATCGGGGCGCTCATCGCCGCTCTCTTCGTCGTTCCCGCCGCCGCCGAGCCGTTGCGCGTCACATTCGGCGTGCTGCGGCAGACGCATTCGAGCGAGACCTTGTCGATCCTCGACCTCCCGGCCGAGGACGACACGCTCGCCGGCGCGCGCCTCGGCGCCGAGGACGACAACACCACCGGCCGCTTCACCGGCCAGAGCTTCGAGGCTCTCGACGCGAAGCTCGCGCCGGACGAGGACGCCGTCGCCGCGGCGATGCGGCTCGTCGAGGCGGGCGCGAGCCTCGTCATCGCCGATCTTTCCGCCGAGGATCTGCTGCGCGTTTCCGACGCGCTGAAGCCGCGCGACGCGCTGCTCTTCAATGTCTCCGCGCCGGACGACTCGCTGCGCGAGGAGGCCTGCCGCGCCAATGTGATCCATGTGGCGCCGACGCGCTCCATGCTCACCGACGGCCTCGCCCAATATCTCGTCTGGAAGCAGTGGCGGCGCTGGCTGTTGATCAGGGGCTCGCATCCCGCCGACGAGTTCCTCGCCGCCGCATACCGCGCCAGCGCGAAAAAATTCGGCGCGAAGATCGTCGACGAGCGCGTCTATGTCGACACGGAGGGCGGGCGGCGCTCTGATTCCGGCAGCGTGCAGACACAGCGCCTCATTCCGCCGCTGACGCAGAACGCGCCCGCCTATGACGTGCTGATCGCCGCCGACGAGAGCGAGGTGTTCGGCGCCTATCTGCCCTATCGCACGTTCGACCCGCGTCCCATCGCCGGCTCGGGCGGGCTGCGCCCCGTGAGCTGGGACGCCGCGCATGATCAATGGGGCGCGGTGCAGTTGCAGAACCGCTTCTTCCGCCAGTTCCGCCGCGGCATGAACGGGCGCGACCATCAAGCCTGGCTCGCCGCGCGCATGATCGGCGAGGCGGCGACCCGCGTCGGCTCCGCCGAGCCGAAGGCGCTGCGCGGCTTTCTCACCGGCGCGGACTTCTCGATCGCCGCCTTCAAGGGCGTACGCCTGTCGCTGCGCCCCTGGAACCTGCAGCTCCGCCAACCTATTCTGTTGACGGATGGCCGCATGACGGTATCGGTGTCGCCGCAGGAGGGCTTTCTGCATCAGACCACCGAGCTCGACACGCTCGGCGTCGACAAGCCCGAAACCAAATGCAGGCTGCCGTGA
- a CDS encoding MFS transporter → MKLDDFEKAGHWPTLLAAFLYFDVSFMAWVSLGPLMIYIAKDMGLSVEDKLSLVAIPVLGGAFFRVPLGLLADAVGAKITGVIAQAVVIFAVSLVCVFGLTGPLAIALFGISLGVAGASFAVALPQAGRWYPPQYQGVVMGIAGAGNMGVVLDTLLAPTIAETYGWRAVYCVLLALMALVLIVYCAAAKDAPVAKKAITLADYGRLLTDSDSRWFMFFYFITFGGFVGLASALPLYFTTQYHATGVAAGLVVALIVAFGSGFRPVGGYIADRIGGVRTLTALFVVVSACYFAIALLPEGPAPAKGGWSLTELPPIAFGAVALFSLGVLALGMGNGAVFQLLPQRFRAEIGAMTGLVGAAGGLGGYFLAKTLAVSKGMTGGFTIGFSFFSLLALLGLVGLVFVKTRWRTTWGAVSGARI, encoded by the coding sequence ATGAAACTCGACGACTTCGAGAAAGCCGGTCATTGGCCGACCCTGCTCGCCGCCTTTCTCTATTTCGACGTCAGCTTCATGGCTTGGGTGTCGCTCGGACCGCTGATGATCTACATCGCCAAGGATATGGGGCTCTCGGTCGAGGACAAGCTGTCGCTGGTCGCGATACCCGTGCTCGGCGGCGCCTTCTTCCGCGTGCCGCTCGGCCTTCTCGCCGACGCGGTCGGCGCGAAGATCACCGGCGTCATCGCGCAGGCGGTGGTCATCTTCGCGGTCTCGCTCGTCTGCGTGTTCGGCCTCACCGGGCCGCTCGCCATCGCGCTGTTCGGCATATCGCTCGGCGTCGCCGGGGCCTCCTTCGCGGTCGCTCTGCCACAGGCCGGCCGCTGGTATCCGCCGCAATATCAGGGCGTGGTGATGGGCATCGCCGGCGCCGGCAACATGGGCGTCGTGCTCGACACTCTGCTCGCCCCCACCATCGCGGAGACTTACGGATGGCGCGCGGTCTATTGCGTGCTGCTGGCGCTGATGGCGCTCGTGCTCATCGTCTATTGCGCCGCCGCCAAGGATGCGCCGGTCGCCAAGAAGGCGATCACGCTCGCCGATTATGGCCGGCTGCTGACCGACTCCGACAGCCGCTGGTTCATGTTCTTCTACTTCATCACCTTCGGCGGCTTCGTCGGACTGGCTTCTGCGCTGCCGCTCTATTTCACCACGCAATATCATGCGACCGGCGTCGCCGCCGGCCTCGTCGTGGCGCTGATCGTCGCTTTCGGCTCGGGCTTTCGTCCGGTCGGCGGCTATATCGCCGATCGCATCGGCGGCGTGCGCACGCTGACGGCGCTGTTCGTCGTCGTCTCCGCCTGCTATTTCGCCATCGCGCTGCTGCCGGAAGGACCGGCGCCGGCCAAGGGCGGATGGAGCCTCACAGAGCTGCCGCCCATCGCCTTCGGCGCGGTGGCGCTGTTCTCGCTCGGCGTGCTGGCGCTCGGCATGGGCAATGGCGCGGTGTTTCAGCTGCTGCCGCAGCGCTTTCGCGCCGAGATCGGCGCGATGACCGGCCTCGTCGGCGCGGCCGGCGGGCTCGGCGGCTATTTCCTCGCCAAGACGCTCGCGGTCTCCAAGGGCATGACGGGAGGCTTCACCATTGGCTTCTCCTTCTTCAGCCTGCTCGCGCTGCTCGGTCTCGTCGGCCTCGTCTTCGTCAAGACGCGCTGGCGCACCACCTGGGGCGCCGTCTCCGGCGCACGCATCTGA
- a CDS encoding YVTN family beta-propeller repeat protein — protein sequence MKTRNLDALFLLPRAGEGSPAKRSRMRAHPFASPEGPSSDPAAPGHLLLFGEKGRALVLCCALALVASPAHAFLAYVTNEKGNSVTVIDTDKLTAVKTVKVGRRPRGVEISKDGAELYVCAGDDDTIQVIDTKTLQVSGNLPSGPDPELMILSPDGKTVYVSNENDNLVTLIDTQTKKRVGDVPVGVEPEGMAVSPDGRVIVNTSETTNMAHLIDTQTKEIIANVLVDARPRFAAFKPDGSELWVSSEIGGTVSVIDPASHKVTDKIRFEIPGLSKEAIQPIGISFSGDGKRAYVALGPANRVAVIDVATKKIEKYLLVGQRVWHLAFTPDEKYLLTANGVSNDVSVIDTASLKVVKSIPVGAFPWGIAVAPK from the coding sequence ATGAAGACGAGGAATCTCGACGCTCTCTTCCTTCTCCCGCGCGCGGGAGAAGGCAGCCCCGCGAAGCGGAGTCGGATGAGGGCCCATCCGTTCGCCAGTCCTGAGGGGCCCTCATCCGACCCGGCTGCGCCGGGCCACCTTCTCCTCTTCGGGGAGAAGGGACGCGCGCTGGTCTTATGTTGCGCCCTGGCCCTCGTCGCCTCCCCGGCCCACGCATTTCTCGCTTATGTCACCAACGAAAAGGGCAATTCCGTCACCGTCATCGACACGGACAAACTGACCGCGGTGAAGACGGTGAAGGTCGGCCGCCGGCCGCGCGGCGTCGAGATCTCCAAGGACGGCGCCGAGCTCTATGTCTGCGCCGGCGACGACGACACCATTCAGGTGATCGACACCAAGACTTTGCAGGTGTCCGGCAATCTCCCCTCCGGCCCCGATCCGGAGCTGATGATCCTCAGCCCTGACGGCAAGACCGTCTATGTGTCGAACGAGAACGACAATCTCGTCACCCTGATCGACACGCAGACGAAGAAGCGCGTCGGCGACGTGCCGGTCGGCGTCGAGCCGGAGGGAATGGCGGTGAGCCCGGACGGGCGCGTCATCGTCAACACCTCCGAAACCACCAATATGGCGCATCTCATCGACACGCAGACGAAGGAGATCATCGCCAATGTGCTGGTCGATGCGCGGCCGCGCTTCGCCGCCTTCAAGCCCGACGGCTCGGAGCTCTGGGTCTCCTCCGAGATCGGCGGCACGGTCTCGGTGATCGATCCGGCGAGCCATAAGGTCACGGATAAAATCCGCTTCGAGATTCCCGGCCTCTCGAAGGAGGCGATCCAGCCGATCGGCATTTCCTTCAGCGGCGACGGCAAGCGCGCCTATGTCGCGCTGGGGCCGGCCAATCGCGTCGCCGTCATCGACGTAGCGACGAAAAAAATCGAGAAATATCTGCTGGTCGGCCAGCGCGTCTGGCATCTCGCCTTCACGCCGGACGAAAAATATCTCCTGACAGCCAATGGCGTCTCCAATGACGTCTCGGTCATCGACACTGCGAGCCTCAAGGTGGTGAAGTCGATTCCTGTCGGCGCCTTTCCCTGGGGCATCGCCGTGGCGCCCAAATGA
- a CDS encoding bifunctional protein-serine/threonine kinase/phosphatase, translating into MARSDHDLRIEAGFATETGKRPDNQDYVAVCLAPLGAGALHGVVGAVADGVGGHKGGRVAAETCVRAFMDGYYSQPETLGVARAASRALEAANRWIAWQARVDPALEGMATTFSALVLARRTASILHIGDTRVYRLGVGGFELLTRDHVLGGGEMRHVLRRAIGLEDALPVDQSSCAVAPHDRFLLCSDGVHGALRHADLRALMAERRSPQETATHIVEAALAAGDGDNATALVIDILDLPPSDESALARLFGDLPIREPPKIGESVDGFAIEERLSDGRYSILMRARDEASGAALALKFPHPRIAQDASYRLAFVREAWAAARLRSPFVGEVIELPAGRQSRLYSVMPFYAGETLEQRLRRAPELGLDEGVGIAIRLARGLAALHRCGIIHRDVKPDNVILVAGGGLRLVDLGVCRAPDLEDFALVDAPGTASYMAPELLAGAAGDEASDLYALGVSVYRMFCGAYPYGEVEPFSRPRFGRPKPLSARRPDLPAWLDAALRRAVAVDPRERYGDVLEFAFELENGAARMPPPPRPAPLYARNPLLFWQGLSLALTVLLAISLMRR; encoded by the coding sequence TTGGCCCGCTCCGATCATGATCTGCGCATCGAGGCGGGCTTCGCCACCGAGACCGGCAAGCGTCCCGACAATCAGGACTATGTCGCCGTCTGCCTCGCTCCGCTCGGCGCCGGCGCGCTGCATGGCGTCGTCGGCGCCGTCGCCGATGGCGTCGGCGGCCATAAGGGCGGGCGCGTCGCCGCCGAGACCTGCGTGCGCGCCTTCATGGATGGCTATTATTCGCAGCCCGAGACGCTCGGCGTCGCCCGCGCGGCGTCGCGTGCGCTGGAGGCGGCCAATCGCTGGATCGCCTGGCAGGCGCGCGTCGATCCGGCGCTCGAAGGCATGGCGACGACCTTCAGCGCGCTCGTTCTGGCGCGGCGCACCGCCTCGATCCTCCATATCGGCGACACGCGCGTCTATCGGCTCGGCGTCGGCGGCTTCGAGCTGTTGACGCGCGACCATGTGCTCGGCGGCGGCGAGATGCGCCATGTGCTGCGCCGCGCCATCGGCCTCGAGGATGCGCTGCCCGTCGATCAATCCTCCTGCGCCGTCGCCCCGCACGACCGCTTTCTACTGTGCTCCGACGGGGTTCATGGCGCGCTGCGGCACGCCGATCTCCGCGCGCTGATGGCCGAGCGGCGCTCGCCGCAGGAGACCGCGACCCATATCGTCGAAGCGGCGCTCGCCGCCGGCGACGGCGACAACGCCACCGCCCTCGTCATCGATATTCTGGATCTGCCGCCGTCCGACGAGAGCGCCCTCGCCCGGCTGTTCGGAGACCTGCCGATCCGCGAGCCGCCCAAGATCGGCGAGAGCGTCGACGGCTTCGCCATAGAGGAGCGGCTGTCGGACGGCCGCTACAGCATTTTGATGCGCGCCCGCGACGAGGCGAGCGGCGCCGCGCTGGCGCTGAAATTTCCGCATCCGCGCATCGCGCAGGACGCGAGCTATCGGCTCGCCTTCGTCAGGGAGGCCTGGGCCGCGGCGCGCCTGCGCAGCCCCTTTGTCGGCGAGGTGATCGAGCTGCCGGCGGGACGCCAGAGCCGGCTCTATTCGGTCATGCCCTTCTATGCCGGCGAGACGCTGGAGCAGCGCCTGCGCCGCGCGCCCGAGCTCGGCCTCGACGAGGGCGTCGGAATCGCCATTCGCCTCGCGCGCGGGCTCGCGGCGCTGCATCGCTGCGGGATCATCCATCGCGATGTGAAGCCCGACAATGTGATCCTCGTCGCCGGCGGCGGGCTGCGGCTCGTCGATCTCGGCGTCTGCCGCGCGCCCGATCTCGAGGATTTCGCGCTCGTGGACGCGCCCGGCACGGCGAGCTACATGGCTCCGGAGCTGCTGGCCGGCGCCGCCGGCGACGAAGCCTCGGACCTCTATGCGCTCGGCGTTTCGGTCTACCGCATGTTCTGCGGCGCCTATCCCTACGGCGAGGTCGAGCCGTTCAGCCGACCGCGCTTCGGCCGGCCGAAGCCCTTGTCGGCGCGGCGTCCCGATCTTCCTGCCTGGCTCGACGCCGCGCTGCGTCGCGCCGTCGCCGTCGATCCGCGCGAGCGCTATGGCGATGTGCTGGAATTCGCCTTCGAGCTCGAGAATGGCGCGGCGCGCATGCCCCCGCCGCCGCGTCCCGCGCCACTCTATGCCCGCAATCCGCTACTGTTCTGGCAGGGCCTCAGTCTGGCGCTCACCGTCCTGCTGGCGATATCCCTCATGCGTCGCTGA
- a CDS encoding nitrate reductase, which yields MNATQKVIRTTCPYCGTGCGVKALVSPTGAIEICGDDEHPANFGRLCVKGAALAETLTEEGRLLHPKVNGARADWETALRLVADRFRETIAAHGPDAVAFYVSGQMLTEDYYVANRLMKGFIGSANIDTNSRLCMASSVAGHKRAFGADVVPNVYEDLETADLVLLVGSNLAWCHPVLYQRLEAAKARRPDLRIIDIDPRRTATSELCDAHLALAPGSDVALFLGLLTYLDRVGACDHDYVARHTSGVETALAAAKPWSIGDVARATGVVASEIEALYALFATRERVVTVYSQGVNQSVHGTDKVNAILNCHLFTGRIGKPGSGPFSVTGQPNAMGGREVGGLANQLACHMELDDPHHRAIVQSHWRAPTIADRPGLKAVEMFDAVRDGRVRAIWIIGANPAVSLPQADVVRAALAACPFVVVSDAMEHTDTTALASVVLPAQAWSEKDGTVTNSERRISRQRALRKGVGESLPDWRIICRVATLMGFEGFDYQTPADIFREYAALSGRLNHGARDFDISVHEEATQADYDRLAPFQWPSRKGARKSSEAKRFFGRGGFFTPDRRARLVATPYVAPAPHEQHTPFVLNTGRIRDQWHTMTRTGVSPRLSRHIAEPFVEIHPADAEALRIAPASLVRLSNARGAVVLRALVTERQRRGAVFAPFHWTGLLASAARVDALVGAATDPVSGQPGLKEARVTVVPFPAQWFAFALTREKPTSIAADYWALARTRFGWRIALARLKAPPDLRGFTQALLGWRDDDVIASAEDRARGACRFVATRNGRAQGLLIASTQPVAAARDFLVDGFDDAQPAFRLLAGGPAAQADRGGAICICHGVGAKEIEAAIARDAAPSVDSIGRATRAGTGCGSCRPEIHRLVKAAARHGATPAQAV from the coding sequence ATGAACGCAACGCAGAAAGTCATTCGCACCACCTGCCCCTATTGCGGCACCGGATGCGGCGTGAAAGCGCTCGTCTCGCCGACCGGCGCGATCGAGATTTGCGGCGACGACGAGCATCCGGCCAATTTCGGCAGGCTGTGCGTCAAAGGCGCGGCGCTCGCCGAGACGCTCACAGAGGAAGGTCGCCTGCTCCATCCGAAGGTCAATGGCGCGCGCGCCGATTGGGAGACGGCGCTCCGCCTCGTCGCCGACCGCTTTCGCGAGACCATCGCCGCACATGGACCGGATGCCGTCGCCTTCTATGTCTCGGGCCAGATGCTGACGGAGGATTATTATGTCGCCAACAGACTGATGAAAGGCTTCATCGGCTCGGCCAATATCGACACCAACTCGCGCCTCTGCATGGCCTCTTCCGTCGCCGGCCATAAGCGCGCCTTCGGCGCCGATGTCGTGCCCAATGTCTATGAAGATCTGGAGACCGCCGATCTCGTGCTGCTGGTCGGCTCCAATCTCGCCTGGTGCCATCCGGTGCTCTATCAGCGGCTCGAGGCGGCCAAGGCGCGTCGGCCCGACCTGCGCATCATCGACATCGATCCGCGCCGCACCGCGACCAGCGAGCTCTGCGACGCGCATCTTGCGCTCGCGCCGGGCTCGGATGTCGCGCTGTTCCTCGGTCTGCTGACTTATCTCGATCGCGTCGGCGCCTGCGATCACGACTATGTCGCGCGTCATACGAGCGGCGTCGAGACGGCGCTCGCGGCGGCGAAGCCGTGGAGCATCGGCGATGTGGCTCGCGCGACAGGCGTCGTGGCCAGCGAGATCGAAGCGCTCTACGCGTTGTTCGCGACGCGCGAGCGTGTCGTCACCGTCTATTCGCAGGGCGTCAATCAATCGGTGCATGGAACCGACAAGGTCAACGCCATTCTCAATTGCCATCTCTTCACCGGGCGCATCGGCAAGCCGGGCAGCGGCCCTTTCTCGGTCACCGGCCAGCCCAATGCGATGGGCGGACGCGAGGTCGGCGGTCTCGCCAATCAGCTCGCCTGTCATATGGAGCTCGATGATCCGCATCATCGCGCCATCGTGCAGAGCCATTGGCGCGCGCCGACGATCGCCGACAGGCCGGGCCTCAAGGCCGTCGAAATGTTCGACGCCGTGCGCGACGGACGCGTGCGCGCAATCTGGATCATCGGCGCCAATCCGGCGGTCAGCCTGCCGCAGGCCGATGTCGTGCGCGCGGCGCTCGCCGCCTGTCCCTTCGTCGTCGTCTCCGACGCGATGGAGCACACGGACACGACGGCGCTCGCATCGGTCGTGCTGCCGGCGCAGGCCTGGAGCGAGAAGGACGGAACCGTCACCAATTCGGAGCGGCGCATCTCACGTCAACGCGCGCTGCGCAAGGGCGTCGGGGAATCGCTGCCCGATTGGCGCATCATCTGCCGCGTCGCGACGCTGATGGGCTTCGAAGGCTTCGACTACCAAACGCCCGCCGACATCTTCCGCGAATATGCCGCGCTTTCGGGCCGCCTCAACCACGGCGCGCGCGACTTCGACATTTCCGTTCATGAGGAGGCGACGCAGGCCGACTATGACCGCCTCGCGCCCTTTCAATGGCCGAGCCGCAAGGGCGCGCGCAAGTCGAGCGAGGCGAAGCGCTTTTTCGGTCGCGGTGGATTCTTCACGCCCGATCGCCGCGCGCGCCTCGTCGCGACGCCCTATGTCGCTCCTGCGCCGCATGAGCAGCACACGCCCTTTGTGCTCAACACGGGCCGCATTCGCGATCAGTGGCATACGATGACGCGAACCGGCGTCTCCCCGCGCCTCTCGCGCCATATCGCCGAGCCTTTCGTCGAGATCCATCCGGCGGACGCCGAGGCGCTGCGCATCGCGCCGGCGAGTCTCGTGCGCCTCTCCAACGCGCGCGGCGCCGTGGTGCTGCGCGCGCTCGTCACCGAGCGCCAGCGCCGCGGCGCGGTGTTCGCGCCCTTTCATTGGACGGGACTGCTGGCGAGCGCCGCGCGCGTCGACGCGCTCGTCGGCGCGGCGACCGACCCCGTCTCCGGACAGCCGGGATTGAAAGAAGCGCGCGTCACGGTCGTGCCGTTCCCGGCGCAATGGTTCGCCTTTGCGCTGACGCGAGAGAAGCCCACGTCCATTGCCGCCGATTACTGGGCGCTCGCGCGCACGCGTTTCGGCTGGCGCATCGCACTCGCGCGATTGAAAGCCCCGCCGGATCTGCGCGGCTTCACGCAGGCGCTGCTCGGTTGGCGGGACGACGACGTCATCGCCAGCGCCGAGGATCGCGCGCGCGGCGCCTGCCGCTTCGTCGCGACGCGCAACGGGCGCGCGCAGGGATTGCTGATCGCTTCGACACAGCCGGTCGCGGCGGCGCGCGACTTTCTCGTCGACGGATTCGACGACGCGCAGCCGGCCTTTCGCCTGCTCGCCGGAGGACCGGCCGCGCAGGCCGACCGCGGCGGCGCGATCTGCATCTGCCATGGCGTCGGCGCCAAGGAGATCGAGGCGGCCATCGCGCGAGACGCCGCGCCGAGCGTCGACTCCATCGGCCGCGCGACGCGCGCCGGAACCGGATGCGGATCGTGCCGTCCGGAGATTCATCGCCTCGTCAAAGCGGCGGCGAGACACGGCGCCACGCCGGCGCAGGCCGTCTGA
- a CDS encoding ATP-binding cassette domain-containing protein has protein sequence MSAEPLALDIAHVGHSYGARRALDDVSFCVPPGSFTVLLGLNGAGKSTLFSLITRLYAAREGAISIFGHDVARESGAALRRLGVVFQARTLDLELSVMQNFIYHAALHGIGPGEAKRRGAAALARAGLADRAGDKARDLSGGQMRRVEILRALLHEPRLLLLDEPTVGLDIKARADLLAHVRALVAERNLAVLWTTHLIDEVEPTDDVVVLHQGKTLAVDKAAAIMAATGTETIGAAFERLTGAKMRDAA, from the coding sequence ATGAGCGCCGAGCCGCTGGCGCTCGACATCGCGCATGTCGGCCATTCTTATGGCGCGCGGCGCGCGCTCGACGATGTGAGCTTCTGCGTCCCGCCGGGCAGCTTCACCGTGCTGCTCGGGCTCAATGGCGCCGGCAAGAGCACTTTGTTCTCGCTGATCACGCGGCTCTACGCGGCGCGCGAGGGCGCGATCTCGATCTTCGGCCATGATGTCGCGCGCGAGAGCGGCGCGGCGCTGCGCCGGCTCGGCGTCGTGTTCCAGGCGCGCACGCTCGATCTCGAATTGAGCGTGATGCAGAATTTTATCTATCACGCCGCTTTGCACGGGATCGGCCCGGGCGAGGCGAAGCGGCGCGGCGCCGCGGCGCTCGCGCGCGCCGGCCTCGCCGATCGCGCCGGCGACAAGGCCCGCGATCTCTCCGGCGGGCAGATGCGGCGCGTCGAGATCCTGCGCGCGCTGCTGCACGAGCCGCGCCTGCTGCTGCTCGACGAGCCGACCGTCGGCCTCGACATCAAGGCCCGCGCCGACCTCCTCGCCCATGTGCGAGCGCTCGTCGCCGAGCGCAACCTCGCCGTTCTGTGGACGACGCATCTCATCGACGAGGTGGAGCCGACCGACGATGTGGTCGTGCTGCATCAAGGCAAGACGCTCGCCGTCGACAAGGCGGCGGCGATCATGGCCGCGACCGGGACTGAGACCATCGGCGCGGCCTTCGAGCGTCTGACCGGCGCCAAGATGCGCGACGCGGCGTGA
- the nirD gene encoding nitrite reductase small subunit NirD: protein MTDRDWFDIGPLEQIPQRGARIVRTPRRDIAVFRTAGDEVFALENRCPHRGGPLSEGIVHGRKVACPLHNWVIDLDSGEALGADHGCARRFPVKLLKGRVYIEMGAAVVP from the coding sequence ATGACCGATCGTGACTGGTTCGACATCGGCCCGCTCGAGCAAATCCCGCAACGCGGCGCGCGCATCGTGCGCACGCCGCGGCGCGACATCGCGGTGTTCCGCACCGCGGGCGACGAAGTGTTCGCGCTGGAGAATCGTTGCCCGCATCGCGGCGGACCTTTGAGCGAAGGCATTGTGCATGGGCGCAAGGTCGCCTGTCCGCTGCACAATTGGGTCATCGATCTCGACAGCGGCGAAGCGCTCGGCGCCGATCACGGCTGCGCCCGCCGCTTTCCGGTCAAGCTCTTAAAGGGCCGTGTCTATATCGAGATGGGAGCGGCGGTCGTCCCATGA
- a CDS encoding EF-hand domain-containing protein: MNRKLIAAALCAGLGMAGVTLSAQAGPSPIKTFDTDNDGTLDLAEVDKAAGATFDKLEKDSDKTLDQKEIGKRIGKKDFSAADPDEDGTITKDEYLAYAAALFKEADKDNEGTLDAKELKSKPGKALLQLMR, encoded by the coding sequence ATGAATCGTAAGCTCATCGCCGCCGCTCTCTGCGCCGGCCTCGGAATGGCCGGCGTCACGCTCTCGGCGCAAGCCGGGCCCTCGCCGATCAAGACCTTCGACACCGACAATGACGGCACGCTGGACCTCGCCGAGGTCGACAAGGCCGCCGGGGCGACCTTCGACAAGCTCGAGAAGGACAGCGACAAGACGTTGGACCAGAAGGAGATCGGCAAGCGCATCGGCAAGAAGGACTTCTCCGCCGCCGATCCTGACGAGGACGGCACCATCACCAAGGACGAATATCTCGCCTATGCCGCCGCGCTGTTCAAAGAGGCGGACAAGGACAATGAGGGCACGCTCGACGCCAAGGAGCTGAAGTCGAAGCCCGGGAAGGCGCTGCTGCAGCTGATGCGCTGA